The Sphingomonas sp. G-3-2-10 DNA window GAGGAAGGCCATTACTCTGCGTCGGAGGATGGAACCGGCTGGCGGCGGGATCTCGAACCGGGCAACGGCCAATCGCGCGAGGCGCTGGAGTTCCGCGCGGTGGGCGATGGTGTCGAGCTGCTGGGGCCGAGGGAGTGGCTCGAAGCGGTTCGCAATCATGTCGAGTGGGTCGCCGAAGGCGGCGTTCCGCTGGGCAACAGGGCCGATCAGCCTTTCCAGACCCATGATCCCGATCCGGTGCCGTGGCACGCGCACGTGCCGGGCGCGCTGATCGGGGCGATCATCGTGCCGCTGTTCCTTTATGAGATGGGAACCGGACGGATCGCGCAATGGGGACTGTCGGGAACTGCGCTGGCCGCGGGGCGATACGAAACCATCTTCCTGTACATGTTCGAGCATGGCTCGGTGATGCATATGCTGATGAACGGCGCCGCGCTTGCCGCGATCGGCGGGCGGCTGGCGAACCGGATGGGCGAAGCGCCCCTCAGCTGGCTGCACTTTCTGCTGCTGTTCCTGATGAGCGGGCTGGCGGCGGCGATGCTGTTCGTGGCGTTGCATCCGTTCGGACAGGTGCCGATGGTGGGCGCGTCGGGCGCGCTTTATGGTCTTGTCGGCTTGCTGATCCGGCTTCCCGCCAGCGGCGAGGCGCTGCTGTCGCTGCGATCGGCGAGAATCCGCCGGATCGGCTGGTCGCTTGTCCGCGAGAATATCTTCCTGTTCGCCCTACTGGCCCTGATGGCATGGGAAAGCGGGGGTGCGGGCGGGCTTGCGTGGGAAGCGCATCTTGGCGGCTTCCTGTTCGGCTTTTTCATCGGGCCGAAATTCCTGCCCCGGCCAACGCCGAGGCGTGTTTCGGAGGTGTAGGCAGTTTGCCGGATTCCGGGCATCGGCATGCATCGCCCTGGGAGTGGATGCCGCCGATGGGCCGGGATTAGGCGGGGCGGATCTTACGGGCAGAGATAAGGGGCCATCAGCTTCCCCTCTTCGTCATCGAGCATGTAGCGCTTTTCGCCCGGCTGATGATCCTGGCGCGCGAGGACCCGACTTTCGTTGGTAATGTCGACGTGGAGCGTATCGATGGTACGCGCCTTGCAGTCGGCAGCGATGTCGAAAAAGCCGATGGTCTTGTTGTTGGGGTCGATGAAGGTGGTGCGCAGCCGGGCATGGCGTTGCCCGTTCACGGTGCGGACGCTGTCCAGATCGATCGAGAAGGCGATCCCGTCCATCACCGTCAACTGCTTCCACTGTTCCGGGACCGGGGCCGCATGGGCGGAAAGCGCCGTGGCGGAAGCGAGCGTAAGGATCGTGGCGAAGCGGAACATGAACCGGGGCCCCTTGCTGGCCGTCCGGGAAATCGGGGCCGTTCGAAGCGAGGCTAGCGGGGGGCGGGCCTAGCCGCAACCGCGCTCCGGTCAGCCGCGCCCGGCGTTCAGGGTTGCTCGTCCGCCTGCGGAAGCCGCGCCACATAGGCACGGAAACGCGCCTCGGCGGCTTCGGCGCGGCTGCGGTCGTGCCCGCGGCCGACGCGAACGAGATTCCAGCGAAGCCACAGCAATCCATAGCGTTCGAGGTCGCCCAGCGCTTCGTTCAGCGTGGCTTCGATGCCGGCCGCGTCGTCAGGAAGATAATCGTACCAATAATCGCCGCGGATTTCGGTGATGTCGCCGATGCGGACGGTGTTGGTGTCGTCGAAGGAGAATGGAGTCTTTCGCCCCAGGGCCAGCTCGACCATCCGCGCGGGCCTGATCGCAGGGACCAGCATCCGCCTGAGGTTGAGCGTGAAGCGGCAGAAGCCCGAGCCGTTATATTTGTCCTGCTGCAGTTCGATGGCCTGCATCAGCCAGGGCGGGCTGGGGCGGAAATAGCGGACGCCCTTCCGCGTGAAGCCAAGGGCTTCGAGACGGGGTGCGAAAAGCCTTCGCACGCCCGCCTCGAATGCCTTTGACGCCATAAGCGATCAGGCCGCCAGTTTGCGCAGGACGTACTGGAGGATGCCGCCGTTGAGGAAATATTCCAGCTCGTTGAC harbors:
- a CDS encoding rhomboid family intramembrane serine protease, encoding MPEAAADLTIRSQHSPLRDLLPAYEWTRATALIAGICVALWFLWLVDWRHPLPILLPLVLGWLTLFRMRPSAMPLTWAQAGQIEATMLEEGHYSASEDGTGWRRDLEPGNGQSREALEFRAVGDGVELLGPREWLEAVRNHVEWVAEGGVPLGNRADQPFQTHDPDPVPWHAHVPGALIGAIIVPLFLYEMGTGRIAQWGLSGTALAAGRYETIFLYMFEHGSVMHMLMNGAALAAIGGRLANRMGEAPLSWLHFLLLFLMSGLAAAMLFVALHPFGQVPMVGASGALYGLVGLLIRLPASGEALLSLRSARIRRIGWSLVRENIFLFALLALMAWESGGAGGLAWEAHLGGFLFGFFIGPKFLPRPTPRRVSEV